A genomic window from Ananas comosus cultivar F153 linkage group 22, ASM154086v1, whole genome shotgun sequence includes:
- the LOC109727172 gene encoding uncharacterized protein LOC109727172 → MSPSPPPTALLVLLLLVFVAVVCKETTHASALNAANTMGVSPQKLERIQKYLEKINKPAVKSIKSPDGDIIDCVLMDKQLALDDPLLKNHKIQRVAPKWPASRSDDAGNQQPRNGATRRALQAWNVVDNCPDGTVSVRRTTVEDVLRAGSLSRFGKKNVHNQLAATAVEHEYAFAGVGQQAYGTKTIVNVWNPSVRNNSEFSLSQLWLAAGTYGLDHNTIEVGWQVYPGMYGDSNTRLFIYWTRDAYNTTGCYNLVCPGFVQTNSQVVLGGPIAPVSTYNGNQIEITLRVRKDPNTGDWWLIYDNIAVGYWPSAIFTHLKSYATSVQWGGEIVNTLGSGQRTTTQMGSGQFAKEGYQKASYFRNVEVINTTSYLVPPQSVYTSATYPNCYDIQTSSSDPSWGFYFFYGGPGRNPQCP, encoded by the exons AtgtctccttctcctcctcctactGCTTTACTTGTTCTACTGCTACTAGTGTTTGTCGCCGTCGTCTGCAAGGAAACTACGCATGCCTCAGCTTTGAATGCTGCTAATACAATGGGAGTGTCCCCGCAAAAGTTGGAGAGGATTCAAAAATACTTGGAAAAGATAAATAAACCTGCTGTAAAATCCATTAAA agcccaGATGGAGATATCATCGACTGTGTTCTTATGGACAAGCAACTAGCTCTTGATGATCCTCttctaaaaaatcacaaaattcag AGAGTAGCACCTAAGTGGCCAGCTTCGCGCTCCGATGATGCCGGTAACCAACAGCCGAGAAATGGAGCCACGAGAAGGGCTTTGCAGGCATGGAACGTTGTCGACAACTGCCCTGACGGAACAGTGTCGGTGCGGAGGACGACAGTGGAGGATGTGTTGCGAGCCGGATCTCTGTCTCGCTTCGGCAAGAAGAATGTTCATAACCAACTTGCTGCCACGGCTGTCGAACATGAG tatGCATTTGCTGGAGTCGGCCAACAAGCGTATGGGACTAAGACTATAGTTAATGTTTGGAATCCATCAGTCCGAAACAATAGCGAGTTCAGCCTTTCCCAGTTATGGCTTGCCGCAGGAACGTACGGCTTGGATCACAACACTATTGAAGTTGGATGGCAG GTTTACCCTGGCATGTATGGAGACAGCAATACCAGGCTATTTATCTACTGGACG AGGGACGCATATAACACTACGGGGTGCTACAACTTGGTCTGCCCAGGATTTGTGCAAACAAACAGCCAAGTAGTCCTCGGAGGACCGATAGCCCCAGTATCGACGTACAATGGCAACCAAATTGAAATTACTCTTCGTGTGCGgaag gATCCAAATACTGGCGATTGGTGGCTTATCTATGATAATATAGCTGTTGGTTACTGGCCATCTGCGATCTTCACGCACCTCAAGAGTTACGCCACTTCGGTGCAGTGGGGTGGAGAGATCGTGAACACCCTCGGCAGCGGGCAACGCACGACGACCCAGATGGGTTCGGGCCAATTCGCGAAGGAAGGGTACCAAAAGGCCAGCTATTTCCGCAACGTCGAGGTCATAAATACTACTAGTTACCTCGTCCCTCCCCAGTCTGTCTACACCAGTGCAACCTACCCCAACTGTTATGATATTCAGACCTCCTCCTCCGACCCGAGCTGGGGGTTTTATTTCTTCTACGGTGGCCCGGGCAGAAACCCTCAGTGCCCTTAA